The following are encoded in a window of Brevibacillus ruminantium genomic DNA:
- a CDS encoding response regulator has product MARLLIVDDAAFMRRMLADMVAGKHEVCGEATTGREAIERYKELRPDIVTMDITMPEMQGIDAMREILAIDEEAKVLICSAIGHRQKVLEAMKHGARDFVVKPFQKEQILDAISRLV; this is encoded by the coding sequence GTGGCCCGTTTGTTGATTGTAGACGATGCGGCGTTTATGAGGAGAATGCTGGCCGACATGGTTGCCGGAAAACATGAGGTATGCGGAGAGGCAACGACAGGACGGGAGGCCATCGAAAGATACAAGGAACTGCGGCCCGACATCGTCACGATGGACATCACCATGCCCGAAATGCAGGGGATTGATGCGATGCGCGAGATACTTGCGATTGACGAGGAGGCCAAGGTTCTGATCTGTTCGGCGATCGGCCACCGGCAAAAGGTGTTGGAAGCGATGAAACACGGCGCACGGGATTTCGTGGTCAAACCCTTTCAAAAGGAACAAATTCTGGACGCAATTTCACGACTGGTGTGA
- a CDS encoding sensor histidine kinase, with product MSPFRSLGFQKKIMLSYLVMMLLIGCVTTLFSFQMTKVTADEMHLTQNVLPQASALLDVKNQLYLKTFALNMYTLTREATFLDQYYTNLINTSRFSNIPNTDENSELLTVIELIRQLDFIFLNKINPLLQANNVTAVSYVLENDVQPRIKQLERHLNYSLNQLEYQTNKEFQRTNDSLKVSLILTYSVSVASILFGLFCTFYFRKELLRPIQSLILQVREVSKGTFGQQIIYNTKDEFHELAVEFNKMSTNIAQLFQQDQAQRLVLEEEKNVREQILNSLPVGVITRHFHSEWVHINQKAKELVRFDDCNFPVTKEPDLWVGRPGEQTPWFENRKITLYREDGSSFIALVSYVPLRNQYDQEAGWMVAFSDITEQERVQEYLHQSEKLAMVGQLAAGAAHEIRNPLTVIYGFIQLLEQRLPEEEKDRHYLPLILVEIERVNRIVTELLMLSKPSEPNYRETSLSEVLDSILPLMKGEAALHGIEILDLSDKNTKLEVDVEQLKQIMLNLMKNSIEAMGDGGELQIQSEVVDSSVRIHVRDSGSGIPSEHLVKIFDPFFSLKEDGTGLGLPISRRMVENHGGSMQIFSQLGEGTEIVITLPLRPQRH from the coding sequence ATGTCTCCGTTTCGCAGCCTTGGCTTTCAGAAGAAAATCATGCTCAGCTATCTGGTCATGATGCTGCTTATCGGTTGTGTCACCACGTTATTCAGCTTTCAGATGACCAAGGTAACTGCCGATGAGATGCACTTGACGCAAAACGTACTGCCGCAGGCCAGCGCCCTGTTGGATGTGAAAAACCAGCTCTACCTGAAAACCTTTGCGCTGAATATGTACACCTTGACGCGGGAAGCTACTTTTCTGGATCAGTACTATACCAATCTGATCAACACGAGTCGTTTTTCCAACATTCCCAATACAGATGAAAACAGTGAATTGTTGACCGTGATCGAATTGATCCGTCAGCTTGATTTCATCTTTCTCAACAAAATCAATCCGTTGCTGCAGGCCAATAATGTAACGGCTGTCAGCTATGTGCTGGAAAACGATGTCCAGCCCCGCATCAAACAACTGGAACGTCACTTGAATTACTCGCTCAATCAGCTCGAATACCAAACCAACAAGGAATTCCAGCGAACCAACGACTCGCTGAAGGTCTCGTTGATCCTGACCTACAGTGTCTCCGTCGCTTCGATCCTGTTCGGGCTTTTTTGCACCTTCTATTTCCGCAAAGAGCTGCTGCGGCCGATTCAGTCGCTAATCCTTCAGGTTCGCGAGGTCTCGAAAGGTACCTTTGGACAGCAGATTATCTACAATACAAAAGATGAATTTCATGAGCTGGCGGTAGAATTCAACAAAATGTCGACCAACATTGCCCAGCTCTTTCAGCAGGATCAGGCACAGCGACTGGTGCTGGAAGAAGAGAAAAATGTGCGGGAGCAGATTCTGAACTCTCTGCCTGTCGGCGTCATTACCCGTCACTTTCACTCTGAATGGGTACACATTAACCAAAAGGCCAAAGAGTTGGTCCGGTTTGATGACTGCAACTTTCCGGTCACCAAAGAACCTGATCTGTGGGTCGGCCGTCCCGGGGAACAAACGCCGTGGTTTGAAAACAGGAAAATCACGCTCTATCGGGAGGATGGCAGCAGCTTTATCGCCCTCGTATCCTATGTACCGCTGCGCAATCAGTACGATCAGGAAGCAGGCTGGATGGTCGCTTTCTCCGATATCACCGAGCAAGAGCGCGTGCAGGAGTATTTGCACCAATCGGAAAAATTGGCGATGGTCGGACAACTGGCAGCAGGTGCGGCACACGAGATCCGAAATCCGCTGACTGTCATTTACGGGTTTATCCAGTTGCTTGAGCAGCGGCTCCCAGAAGAAGAGAAGGACCGCCACTATCTCCCCTTGATTCTGGTGGAGATCGAGCGGGTCAACCGGATTGTGACCGAGCTGTTGATGCTCTCCAAGCCTTCCGAGCCCAACTACCGGGAAACCTCGCTCTCAGAAGTGCTCGACTCGATTCTGCCCTTGATGAAGGGAGAAGCGGCCCTGCATGGAATCGAGATTCTCGATCTTTCAGATAAAAACACCAAGCTGGAAGTAGACGTCGAGCAGCTCAAGCAAATCATGCTCAACCTGATGAAAAACAGTATCGAGGCGATGGGAGACGGGGGAGAGCTGCAGATTCAGAGCGAAGTCGTGGATTCATCGGTACGCATTCATGTTCGCGACAGCGGAAGCGGTATCCCGTCTGAGCATCTGGTGAAAATCTTTGATCCTTTCTTCTCGTTGAAAGAGGATGGAACGGGTCTGGGCTTGCCGATCTCCCGCCGGATGGTAGAGAACCACGGCGGAAGTATGCAGATCTTCAGCCAGCTTGGCGAAGGGACCGAAATCGTGATCACACTGCCCCTCCGTCCACAGCGTCACTGA
- a CDS encoding energy-coupling factor ABC transporter ATP-binding protein, translating to MKDVNAKATASETTELLRFSDVRYTYPGAGHPALSGLSLTVPQGKKCVLLGHNGCGKSTLFLHANGILRPQHGEVLWKGSPIGNDRASLFALKQRIGLVFQDPEQQLIATTVAEDLSYGLCNLKLPDAMIREKLEGVMERFQMTEWAEMPLHHLSLGQKRRVALAGVMVMEPELLLLDEPTAYLDQGQTQSFVQELERIHTAGTTILMATHDVDLAFAWADWIFVMEKGQLVLEGVPEAVFSDRDRLAGLQLRIPAVYEVWQALPDALREQVDADCIPRTSAELAARLRAVSNQADRYESVVMQK from the coding sequence ATGAAAGATGTGAATGCCAAAGCGACTGCCAGTGAGACAACCGAGCTGCTGCGATTCTCGGACGTCCGCTACACATATCCGGGAGCGGGTCACCCCGCGCTGAGCGGCCTTTCGTTGACAGTACCGCAGGGGAAAAAATGCGTACTGCTGGGTCACAACGGCTGTGGAAAATCCACGCTGTTTTTGCATGCAAACGGCATTCTCCGGCCGCAGCACGGAGAAGTTCTGTGGAAAGGGAGTCCGATCGGAAATGACCGCGCCTCCCTGTTTGCATTGAAGCAGAGAATCGGTCTGGTATTTCAGGACCCGGAACAGCAGCTGATTGCGACGACAGTAGCAGAGGACCTCTCCTACGGCTTATGCAATCTGAAGCTGCCCGATGCGATGATCCGTGAGAAGCTGGAGGGCGTGATGGAGCGCTTCCAAATGACGGAGTGGGCAGAAATGCCCCTGCATCATCTAAGTTTGGGACAGAAACGGCGAGTCGCCCTTGCAGGTGTAATGGTGATGGAGCCGGAGCTGCTTTTGCTGGATGAACCGACGGCTTACTTAGACCAGGGACAAACGCAGAGCTTTGTCCAGGAGCTGGAGCGGATTCATACTGCTGGCACTACGATTCTCATGGCTACACATGATGTTGACCTTGCCTTTGCGTGGGCAGACTGGATATTTGTCATGGAAAAAGGACAGCTGGTGCTGGAAGGAGTGCCGGAAGCTGTATTCTCCGACAGGGACAGACTGGCAGGACTGCAGCTCAGGATACCGGCTGTATACGAGGTCTGGCAGGCTCTGCCTGATGCTTTGCGGGAACAGGTGGATGCGGACTGTATTCCCCGAACCTCCGCAGAGCTGGCGGCGAGATTGCGAGCTGTTTCCAACCAAGCTGACCGGTACGAAAGTGTTGTCATGCAAAAGTAA
- a CDS encoding alpha/beta hydrolase family protein, with product MVAEPSVEPGIRLYTVSYESQGLLVKAALAVPEAMAQDDRLPALLYCRGGIKGVGKVRPERISQMAAFGYVVLAPHYRGNEGGEGRDEFGGADRHDVFAAYELLRSLSFVDRRRISVYGFSRGGIMALLAAIECEGLHSAVVWGGVSDLFLTYEERVDLRRMLRRVVGHPRKQEDAYKERSPVFRAAEVRCPVLIIHGSEDENVGVEHARRLADALQAAGKPYELWLAEGASHLFKGAEMERYTRQMFEWLDAVHSDQ from the coding sequence ATGGTCGCAGAGCCGTCTGTGGAACCGGGTATCCGCCTGTACACAGTCAGCTACGAAAGCCAGGGCCTGCTGGTCAAAGCGGCGCTTGCCGTACCGGAAGCGATGGCCCAGGATGACCGCCTGCCTGCCCTGTTGTACTGCCGCGGGGGCATCAAGGGTGTAGGAAAAGTACGCCCGGAGCGGATCAGCCAAATGGCGGCGTTTGGCTATGTCGTGCTCGCTCCCCACTATCGCGGCAATGAAGGGGGCGAGGGCCGAGATGAATTTGGCGGCGCCGACCGCCATGATGTCTTTGCTGCCTACGAGCTGCTTCGTTCCCTTTCTTTTGTGGACAGAAGGCGAATCAGTGTCTACGGTTTTTCGCGAGGGGGGATCATGGCGCTGCTGGCTGCGATCGAATGTGAGGGCCTGCATTCAGCCGTCGTCTGGGGAGGCGTCAGCGATCTGTTTCTGACCTATGAAGAACGAGTGGATTTGCGGAGAATGCTCCGCCGCGTCGTCGGGCACCCGCGAAAACAGGAGGATGCGTACAAAGAGCGGTCTCCCGTGTTCCGCGCAGCAGAGGTGCGTTGCCCGGTACTGATCATTCACGGTAGCGAGGATGAAAATGTAGGAGTGGAACACGCGAGACGTCTTGCGGACGCCCTGCAGGCAGCCGGCAAGCCTTATGAGCTGTGGCTGGCCGAGGGAGCCAGCCACTTGTTCAAAGGGGCGGAGATGGAGAGATACACCAGACAGATGTTTGAGTGGCTGGATGCCGTCCACTCCGATCAGTGA
- the cbiQ gene encoding cobalt ECF transporter T component CbiQ, translated as MIGRIDTLAYGSRLRNLPPVHKLLFAIGALVLALVSHPLVQALLFVWMSLWITVYARVPWRIYVLVVSASLAFLLAGAPALLIEIAGGQEWSPTDSVWASWQLGGWVFYVTEAGLTRVGILAARSLTALSCFSFLLFTVPFAEILQVLRKIGVPSILTDLMMIMYRFVFVLLETAEQMWTAQKARGGHGGLSETLKDAGRLVFQLFTRSMIRYRQMYISMTARGFLDDFRVIGYSTHVRSKRYESEAVAGLLLLLMLEWWTGG; from the coding sequence ATGATTGGACGCATTGACACGCTGGCATACGGAAGCAGACTGCGCAATCTTCCGCCCGTGCACAAGCTGCTGTTCGCCATCGGGGCGCTGGTGCTGGCGCTTGTCAGTCATCCGCTGGTTCAGGCCCTGCTTTTCGTCTGGATGAGCCTCTGGATTACGGTGTATGCCCGTGTGCCCTGGCGGATCTATGTCCTGGTTGTGAGTGCATCGCTGGCCTTTTTGCTGGCAGGAGCGCCTGCGCTGCTCATTGAAATTGCAGGGGGGCAGGAATGGAGCCCGACAGACAGTGTCTGGGCAAGCTGGCAGCTTGGAGGCTGGGTCTTCTATGTGACAGAGGCTGGACTGACAAGAGTAGGGATTCTGGCAGCGAGATCGCTAACCGCGCTTTCCTGCTTTTCCTTTCTGCTCTTTACCGTTCCGTTTGCCGAAATTCTGCAGGTACTGCGAAAAATAGGAGTTCCCTCCATTTTGACCGATCTGATGATGATCATGTATCGCTTTGTCTTTGTCCTGCTGGAGACTGCAGAGCAGATGTGGACGGCGCAGAAGGCAAGAGGAGGGCATGGCGGGCTGAGTGAAACGCTGAAGGATGCAGGGAGATTGGTCTTTCAGTTGTTCACCCGTTCGATGATCCGCTATCGACAGATGTACATCAGCATGACGGCCAGAGGATTTCTCGATGATTTCCGGGTGATCGGCTATTCCACGCATGTCCGTTCCAAAAGATATGAATCGGAGGCGGTGGCTGGTTTATTGCTGCTGCTCATGCTGGAATGGTGGACAGGGGGATGA
- a CDS encoding quinone-dependent dihydroorotate dehydrogenase, translating into MYQLVRKFLFQMDAEEVHEKTVHLLKMVEKSPAAKSLLKMMYQVRDQRLENQIWGLKFPNPVGLAAGFDKNAEVYHALAALGFGFVEVGTITPQGQPGNPQPRLFRLMEHQAIINRMGFNNLGAYLASQNLIDYAYADVPIGINLGKNKITPNEEAAQDYSKCLDMLYPYGHYFVINVSSPNTPNLRDLQETESLRALIRAIREKAAELQGRGVAAKPILLKVAPDMADEQMRDVVQAAVEEGLSGIIATNTTLSREAVQDHPRADEAGGLSGRPLEERATAWVKEIYQEVGDRVPIIGVGGIFTGEDAYRKIRAGASLVQVYSGMIYQGPAIVKTINKQLLRLLERDGFSHVKEAIGADAR; encoded by the coding sequence ATGTATCAACTAGTGCGGAAATTCCTGTTTCAGATGGACGCGGAAGAGGTTCATGAAAAAACCGTCCATCTCCTCAAAATGGTGGAAAAGTCGCCTGCAGCGAAAAGTTTGTTGAAAATGATGTACCAGGTTCGCGACCAGCGCCTGGAGAATCAGATTTGGGGATTGAAATTTCCCAATCCTGTCGGGCTGGCAGCCGGCTTTGACAAAAATGCAGAAGTTTATCACGCCCTTGCTGCTTTGGGCTTTGGCTTTGTAGAGGTAGGAACGATTACTCCCCAGGGACAGCCAGGGAATCCACAGCCCCGGTTGTTCCGGCTGATGGAGCATCAAGCGATCATCAACCGAATGGGGTTCAATAATCTGGGAGCGTATCTGGCCTCCCAAAACCTGATTGATTACGCCTATGCGGATGTTCCGATCGGGATCAATCTCGGGAAAAACAAGATCACGCCAAATGAAGAGGCAGCCCAGGATTACAGCAAATGTCTGGACATGCTGTATCCCTATGGTCACTATTTTGTGATCAACGTCAGCTCGCCCAACACACCCAATCTGCGCGATTTGCAGGAGACGGAGAGTTTGCGTGCTTTGATCCGGGCCATCCGGGAGAAAGCGGCAGAGCTGCAGGGCCGCGGAGTCGCTGCCAAACCGATCCTGTTGAAGGTAGCGCCAGACATGGCAGACGAGCAGATGCGCGATGTCGTTCAGGCAGCCGTGGAGGAAGGTCTCTCCGGGATTATCGCGACCAATACGACGCTCTCCCGCGAGGCCGTACAAGACCATCCCCGTGCCGATGAGGCAGGCGGACTCAGCGGCAGGCCGCTGGAGGAGAGAGCGACGGCTTGGGTAAAAGAAATCTATCAGGAAGTGGGCGACAGGGTTCCAATTATCGGGGTAGGCGGCATCTTTACAGGCGAGGATGCGTACCGCAAGATTCGCGCTGGCGCCAGCCTGGTTCAGGTGTACTCGGGCATGATCTACCAGGGACCCGCGATCGTCAAAACGATTAATAAACAACTGCTTCGCCTGCTGGAACGCGATGGCTTTTCCCATGTGAAAGAAGCCATCGGTGCAGATGCTCGTTGA
- a CDS encoding BMP family ABC transporter substrate-binding protein, translating to MPKLQPFPVLFACLVVALLVLNTSQFLTSMQHLQQMEETDMPVRQLRIVLMLEGPTYDQGWNSSALESLLDLQKKYGFSLEVASNINPNQITSVAKDFASSGYDLIFGHGVIFSHPFSEIAPYYPETRFVSFNGEAPHINQTTIRYDMYPAGYLVGRLAAHMSRSRKVGYIIADKPTEYDQLNGFTKGVKDTSPKIEVLVGKVQDFNDIKGATEAAKEIISKGVDVLYTTGDSLNLPVITEAQRADVYAIGYIADQRYIAPNHVLASMIQDVQQCYRMILSEFIAGSLPSGTVTYGLKEGVNRLSSYGPMVPQEVREALARDLNRLINHR from the coding sequence ATGCCCAAGCTCCAACCGTTTCCTGTCTTGTTTGCATGCCTCGTCGTCGCTCTGCTCGTTTTGAATACGAGCCAGTTTCTTACCAGCATGCAGCATCTGCAACAGATGGAAGAAACGGATATGCCCGTGCGTCAATTGCGCATCGTTCTGATGCTGGAAGGGCCTACCTATGACCAGGGATGGAACAGCAGCGCTTTGGAGAGCTTGCTGGATTTGCAAAAAAAATACGGGTTCTCACTGGAAGTGGCCAGCAATATTAATCCGAACCAAATTACCAGTGTTGCCAAGGATTTCGCCTCTAGCGGATACGACTTGATCTTTGGCCACGGCGTCATTTTCTCCCATCCCTTTTCCGAGATCGCTCCGTACTACCCGGAGACGCGATTTGTCTCCTTTAATGGCGAAGCCCCTCATATCAACCAGACCACCATACGATACGACATGTATCCTGCGGGATATCTCGTAGGACGGTTGGCCGCACATATGTCCCGCTCAAGAAAGGTCGGCTACATTATCGCAGACAAGCCCACAGAATACGATCAGTTGAACGGTTTTACCAAAGGGGTCAAGGATACTTCACCAAAGATTGAGGTCTTGGTGGGAAAGGTCCAAGACTTCAATGACATCAAAGGCGCCACGGAGGCTGCGAAGGAAATCATCTCCAAAGGGGTGGACGTGTTGTACACGACGGGGGACAGCCTGAATCTGCCGGTCATTACCGAAGCCCAGAGAGCGGATGTCTATGCGATCGGCTACATCGCCGACCAGCGCTATATCGCACCCAATCACGTTCTCGCGTCCATGATTCAGGACGTGCAGCAATGCTACCGAATGATCCTGTCCGAATTTATTGCAGGGTCCTTGCCTTCTGGTACCGTGACCTACGGACTAAAAGAAGGAGTAAACCGCCTGAGTTCTTATGGCCCCATGGTACCACAGGAAGTGCGCGAAGCTTTAGCACGGGATTTGAACCGTCTAATCAACCATCGTTAA
- a CDS encoding PucR family transcriptional regulator translates to MSNQLNFFQNYQHADIDELADVIGELLQNPITIEDSDHKLIAYSSHSESTDQARSSTIMSRRVPEKVLTRLWKDGVFQELLTKEEPVHIPAKDEVGLGKRVAIAIRKGNDVLGYIWAIEVNRPITEADDEILRQAARAAVSRLIQRQGKRKAEEQRRKEFLWELLLGNHSSDTLIRQKAESLQMQLYAPYLICVMEAAGTRLEQYLYPLLMRDKMLWVVDGNQIILLVGHTGTGKKQEELLGRKMEQFLADSLGKLESHERQGPVTAGYGRSYKAYADIVKSYQEALHALKIKRLFPRETEGLHGFHELGIYRYLIKLKQWDEEQGYENERLARLKRYDAENQTAMTETLEAYLDTAGKVNVTANRLHIHINTLSYRLKRIEEIMQVDLEDMNQRVALYLELKLDKLNDER, encoded by the coding sequence GTGTCCAATCAACTGAACTTTTTTCAAAACTATCAGCATGCGGATATTGATGAACTGGCCGACGTGATTGGGGAGCTTTTGCAGAACCCGATTACCATCGAGGACTCCGACCACAAGCTGATCGCCTACAGCTCACACAGCGAAAGTACCGACCAGGCCCGATCGTCGACGATCATGAGTCGGCGGGTGCCCGAAAAGGTGCTGACCCGGCTGTGGAAGGATGGCGTTTTTCAGGAATTGCTGACAAAAGAGGAGCCGGTTCATATTCCTGCCAAGGATGAGGTTGGGCTGGGCAAGCGAGTAGCGATCGCCATCCGCAAGGGAAATGATGTACTCGGCTACATCTGGGCGATTGAGGTGAACCGCCCCATTACCGAAGCGGATGATGAAATCTTGCGCCAGGCGGCACGCGCTGCTGTTTCCCGTCTGATTCAGAGGCAGGGAAAGCGCAAGGCGGAGGAACAACGGCGAAAAGAGTTTTTATGGGAGCTGTTGTTGGGCAATCACTCAAGCGATACCCTGATCCGTCAAAAAGCAGAGAGTCTGCAAATGCAGCTGTATGCACCGTATCTGATCTGTGTGATGGAGGCTGCCGGGACGAGACTGGAGCAGTACCTCTATCCGCTGCTGATGCGGGACAAGATGCTTTGGGTTGTGGATGGCAACCAAATCATCCTGTTGGTCGGCCATACAGGAACAGGCAAAAAGCAGGAGGAGCTGCTGGGACGAAAGATGGAGCAGTTTCTCGCCGATTCGCTTGGCAAGCTGGAATCACATGAACGGCAGGGCCCGGTCACAGCCGGTTACGGACGCAGCTACAAGGCGTATGCCGACATTGTGAAAAGCTACCAAGAGGCACTGCATGCACTCAAGATCAAGCGGCTGTTTCCGCGCGAGACTGAGGGCTTGCACGGATTTCACGAACTGGGAATCTACCGCTACCTGATCAAGCTGAAACAGTGGGATGAGGAACAGGGTTACGAAAATGAGAGATTGGCAAGGCTAAAGCGCTATGATGCAGAAAATCAAACAGCGATGACCGAAACGCTGGAAGCCTATCTGGATACGGCCGGAAAAGTAAACGTAACTGCCAATCGGCTGCACATCCATATCAATACACTCAGCTATCGACTCAAGCGAATTGAGGAAATCATGCAGGTCGATCTGGAAGATATGAATCAACGGGTGGCTCTTTATCTCGAGTTGAAGCTGGATAAACTAAATGACGAACGCTAG
- the ald gene encoding alanine dehydrogenase — translation MIVGIPKEIKNNENRVAITPAGVAALVQNGHSVRIENSAGLGSGFTNEDYTAVGAEIVATAAEAWAADMVMKVKEPLPNEYGFFREGQILFTYLHLAPEPELTRALVEKKVVAIAYETIQLDNGALPLLMPMSEVAGRMSVQIGAQFLEKPYGGKGVLLGGVPGVPKGEVVVIGGGIVGTNAAKMAVGLGANVTIIDVNADRLRQLDDLFQGRVQTLMSNSFNIANAVKKADLLVGAVLIPGARAPRLVTEDMVKTMAPGSVIVDVAIDQGGSIETCDRISTHDNPTYERHGVIHYSVANMPGAVARTSTLALTNVTVPYAVQLANKGYRQAILDNRPLSKGVNVIDGKVTYKAVAEAHNLPYVALDEVLMVKN, via the coding sequence ATGATTGTAGGGATTCCCAAAGAGATTAAGAACAATGAAAATCGCGTAGCCATCACACCAGCAGGTGTAGCGGCACTGGTGCAAAATGGACATTCTGTCCGGATCGAAAACAGCGCAGGTCTTGGCAGCGGTTTCACCAATGAAGATTACACGGCAGTAGGTGCCGAAATCGTCGCTACCGCAGCAGAAGCATGGGCAGCCGACATGGTGATGAAAGTAAAGGAACCGCTTCCAAATGAATATGGCTTTTTCCGTGAAGGACAAATCCTGTTCACGTATCTCCACCTCGCCCCTGAGCCGGAATTGACTCGTGCGCTGGTTGAGAAGAAAGTGGTTGCCATCGCATACGAAACGATTCAATTGGACAACGGCGCATTGCCGCTTCTGATGCCAATGTCAGAAGTCGCAGGACGCATGTCCGTACAAATCGGCGCACAGTTTCTGGAAAAGCCATACGGCGGAAAAGGCGTACTCCTCGGCGGCGTTCCTGGTGTGCCAAAAGGTGAAGTGGTGGTCATCGGCGGCGGAATCGTCGGTACCAACGCAGCGAAAATGGCAGTGGGCCTCGGTGCCAATGTCACCATCATTGATGTAAACGCTGATCGCCTTCGTCAACTGGATGACCTGTTCCAGGGCCGTGTGCAAACATTGATGTCCAACTCCTTTAACATTGCAAATGCCGTGAAAAAAGCAGACCTTCTGGTTGGCGCAGTATTGATCCCGGGTGCTCGCGCGCCGCGTCTGGTTACCGAAGACATGGTCAAAACCATGGCTCCAGGTTCCGTCATCGTCGACGTAGCCATCGACCAAGGCGGTTCGATCGAGACCTGTGACCGCATCTCTACCCATGACAATCCGACCTATGAAAGACACGGGGTCATCCACTACTCCGTGGCCAATATGCCGGGGGCAGTTGCCCGCACGTCTACGCTGGCCTTGACAAACGTAACCGTACCATATGCGGTTCAACTGGCCAATAAAGGCTACCGTCAAGCGATCCTGGATAACCGTCCGTTGTCCAAAGGCGTAAACGTCATTGATGGAAAAGTGACGTACAAGGCAGTGGCGGAAGCACATAACCTGCCCTATGTGGCACTCGATGAAGTTTTGATGGTGAAAAACTAA
- a CDS encoding energy-coupling factor ABC transporter permease, which produces MKGRRTRSSFLLIAGLMIYFLLNTPETGHAMHIMEGYLPVGWSLFWWAAFLPFFFLGLRSIRRIVKERPEFKLLLGVAGAFAFVLSALKIPSVTGSSSHPTGTGLGSILFGPWVMAVLGSLVLLFQALLLAHGGLTTLGANAFSMAVVGPVVAYGVYRLVAGRLGKQKIGIFLAAALADLSTYLVTSVQLALAFPAASGGIAASFAKFAGIFALTQVPLAISEGLLTVLVWNWLQAYNGQELTQLRLLKKEG; this is translated from the coding sequence ATGAAAGGGAGACGGACACGATCAAGTTTTCTGTTGATTGCCGGCTTGATGATCTATTTTTTGCTGAATACGCCGGAAACCGGACATGCCATGCATATCATGGAGGGATACTTGCCGGTAGGGTGGTCGCTGTTTTGGTGGGCTGCGTTTCTGCCATTCTTTTTCCTGGGTTTGCGCTCCATTCGGCGAATTGTCAAGGAACGCCCGGAGTTTAAGCTGCTTTTGGGCGTAGCCGGGGCATTTGCTTTTGTGCTGTCAGCGCTGAAAATTCCCTCGGTGACGGGCAGCAGCTCGCACCCGACCGGTACGGGCCTGGGCTCCATTTTGTTTGGCCCATGGGTGATGGCGGTTTTGGGCAGCCTGGTACTGCTCTTTCAGGCGCTTTTGCTGGCCCACGGCGGGTTGACTACGCTGGGAGCCAACGCCTTCTCCATGGCCGTCGTCGGACCGGTTGTCGCCTACGGTGTCTATCGATTGGTGGCAGGCAGACTGGGCAAACAAAAGATCGGCATTTTCCTGGCTGCTGCACTGGCTGATCTGAGCACCTATCTGGTTACCTCTGTTCAGTTGGCATTGGCTTTTCCGGCTGCCTCAGGCGGAATCGCCGCTTCCTTTGCCAAATTTGCCGGAATTTTTGCTCTCACACAAGTGCCGCTGGCGATCAGTGAGGGGCTGCTTACCGTGCTCGTATGGAATTGGCTTCAGGCGTACAATGGTCAAGAACTGACGCAGCTCAGGCTGCTGAAAAAGGAGGGCTAA
- a CDS encoding energy-coupling factor ABC transporter substrate-binding protein has protein sequence MKRWTNWVLLLLVAVLAVVPLVLVKDSEFAGADGAAEEAITEMAPDYEPWFQPLLEPPGGETESLLFALQAALGAGVIGYAIGVYRGRLQNGKE, from the coding sequence GTGAAGCGTTGGACAAACTGGGTGCTGCTGCTGTTGGTCGCCGTTCTTGCCGTCGTTCCGCTGGTATTGGTAAAGGATTCCGAATTCGCCGGGGCAGATGGCGCGGCGGAGGAAGCGATAACGGAAATGGCTCCCGATTATGAGCCGTGGTTCCAACCTCTGCTGGAGCCTCCTGGCGGTGAAACAGAGAGCTTGTTATTTGCTCTGCAGGCCGCTCTTGGCGCGGGTGTGATCGGTTATGCCATCGGAGTGTACCGCGGCCGGCTCCAAAATGGGAAAGAATGA